From Deltaproteobacteria bacterium, one genomic window encodes:
- a CDS encoding response regulator, whose amino-acid sequence MLMEGARRLVRALVITGNTRLSAKLAEVLRTLPAEVDERGDGETALHAFGSNSYQLVVTDLMLTKVSGSELIRKIRGTEQGQTVPILFMSAPLKDKELPARMARSLRIGPYLQMPFPFDRFLSAAKQAVSQNGRSAAPATGNPAPAAAPVPPTGPGGPRTFRWGSKATGGFASFEDVMHALRQEGFTGKGRLLGGGKIITVNFQNGLPHAEFTGAGHPLIDDLLKEQLLTDSEAAALRRVAPPAEVERLITGAGVLTPGDLARRRAEYLGVRLSEVMRWPDGALTAESRADASGAEGRYGEVAIAHAIAHDVKATTNPLKLATLQNQLKGTWFAPAKELKHFARLLPFTSEEEGVVDALREPCKPEYLARLTRQPEDAWNVIRVLLALRLVTRHSQQPSAAETFPLAFRSMHKRAATGAAAGTGDSSVELIDLSGDLAEELDDFVTDLRDKGGEAAQQMAQAGTGDAQRQLENELFDELEKVKKRNYYEMLGTKKNGFKFQDAKKTYFDLQRKFSPDKFIMSSGEVMSKAQELLEKLSAAFETLSDVQKKQAYDQKLSNQQMLQGTGGTGGKELQADVAFQSGLALMVSEEWDSAIRQFEIARQIKPGVALHEASHAWAMYNSPKHRKNAVSLAEAKKMLNSVCVRDPRCAPAFTYRAWMLLDDGKLDLAAMEFGKALRIDPNLRHARQGLDKVEMLRKGQKKGLFG is encoded by the coding sequence ATGCTTATGGAAGGAGCGCGGCGGCTCGTGCGGGCACTCGTGATCACCGGCAACACACGGCTTTCGGCCAAGCTGGCCGAAGTCCTGCGGACGCTTCCCGCAGAGGTGGACGAGCGCGGCGACGGAGAAACCGCCCTGCACGCATTCGGCTCGAACTCCTACCAGCTGGTCGTCACCGACCTGATGCTCACCAAGGTGAGCGGTTCCGAACTGATCCGGAAAATCCGGGGCACCGAACAGGGCCAGACTGTTCCCATCCTGTTCATGAGTGCGCCGCTCAAGGACAAGGAACTCCCGGCCCGCATGGCCCGGAGTCTCCGGATCGGTCCCTATCTCCAGATGCCGTTCCCCTTCGACCGGTTCCTGTCCGCGGCGAAGCAGGCGGTGAGCCAAAACGGACGGTCAGCGGCTCCTGCAACAGGCAACCCGGCCCCAGCCGCCGCGCCGGTTCCGCCAACGGGCCCCGGCGGGCCAAGGACTTTCCGGTGGGGATCCAAGGCTACGGGCGGGTTCGCATCCTTTGAAGATGTCATGCACGCCCTCCGGCAGGAGGGATTCACGGGCAAGGGCCGGCTCCTGGGCGGCGGGAAGATCATCACAGTCAATTTCCAGAACGGCCTTCCACACGCGGAGTTTACCGGCGCGGGACACCCCCTGATCGATGATCTGCTGAAGGAGCAGCTTCTCACCGATTCCGAGGCCGCCGCCCTCCGCCGCGTGGCGCCACCCGCCGAGGTTGAACGCCTGATCACCGGAGCGGGAGTCCTCACACCCGGCGATCTCGCCCGCCGCAGGGCGGAATATCTCGGCGTCAGGCTGAGCGAGGTCATGCGCTGGCCCGACGGCGCACTTACCGCCGAGAGCCGGGCCGATGCATCCGGGGCCGAAGGCCGCTACGGCGAGGTCGCCATCGCCCATGCCATCGCCCATGACGTGAAGGCGACCACCAATCCGCTCAAGCTCGCCACGCTTCAGAACCAGCTCAAGGGCACCTGGTTTGCCCCCGCGAAGGAACTCAAGCATTTCGCCCGGCTTCTGCCATTCACGAGCGAGGAGGAAGGCGTTGTCGATGCACTTCGCGAACCCTGCAAGCCGGAATATCTGGCCAGGCTCACTCGCCAGCCCGAAGACGCATGGAACGTGATTCGCGTGTTGCTGGCACTCCGGCTCGTCACCCGGCACTCGCAGCAACCGTCCGCCGCCGAGACCTTTCCCCTTGCCTTCCGTTCCATGCACAAGCGCGCGGCAACCGGAGCGGCTGCAGGCACCGGCGACAGTTCCGTTGAACTGATCGACCTCAGCGGTGATCTCGCCGAGGAACTCGACGACTTCGTCACCGATCTCAGGGACAAGGGCGGTGAAGCCGCCCAGCAGATGGCCCAGGCCGGTACCGGCGACGCCCAGCGGCAGCTCGAAAACGAGCTGTTCGATGAACTGGAAAAGGTGAAGAAGCGCAACTACTACGAAATGCTCGGGACGAAGAAAAACGGCTTCAAGTTCCAGGATGCCAAGAAAACCTACTTCGACCTCCAGCGCAAGTTTTCCCCCGACAAGTTCATCATGTCATCGGGCGAGGTGATGTCGAAGGCGCAGGAACTGCTGGAAAAACTCTCGGCCGCGTTCGAGACGCTCTCCGACGTCCAGAAAAAACAGGCCTATGACCAGAAGCTCTCGAACCAGCAGATGCTGCAGGGTACCGGTGGCACCGGAGGCAAGGAGCTTCAGGCCGACGTCGCCTTCCAGAGCGGGCTCGCACTCATGGTGTCCGAGGAATGGGACTCGGCAATCCGGCAGTTTGAGATCGCCCGCCAGATCAAGCCTGGCGTCGCGCTCCATGAGGCAAGCCACGCCTGGGCCATGTACAATTCACCCAAACACCGGAAGAACGCCGTCTCGCTCGCGGAAGCCAAGAAGATGCTCAACTCGGTCTGCGTCCGCGACCCCCGGTGCGCGCCCGCATTCACCTACCGCGCCTGGATGCTGCTCGATGATGGCAAGCTGGACCTCGCCGCCATGGAGTTCGGCAAGGCGCTCCGGATCGACCCGAATCTGCGCCACGCCAGGCAGGGCCTCGACAAGGTGGAAATGCTGCGCAAAGGCCAGAAAAAAGGGCTGTTCGGATAG
- a CDS encoding ABC transporter permease, translated as MLAALDALGGYILYLLETLGRYGRMCGASITMAFRRPFRVHMIIEQAVGVGVNSSVIILLTSLFTGMVFSLQLGSAFQRFGAEGLIGGATMLALVRELGPVLTALMVTGRCGSAMAAELGTMRVTEQIDALGAMGIDPVKYLVVPRVIATTLVVPVLTLIFVFVGGVGSYFVSTVILNISPGGWWQNVIELIDMGDLNNMWIKSTIFGFTLATVGCYVGFFTTGGARGVGRSTTRSVVTASVLVLVGDYFITSLLLNLGIGGSRS; from the coding sequence ATGCTGGCGGCACTGGACGCACTGGGCGGATATATCCTCTACCTGCTGGAAACACTCGGCCGGTACGGGCGGATGTGCGGGGCGAGCATCACGATGGCCTTCCGCCGTCCGTTCCGGGTCCACATGATCATCGAGCAGGCAGTAGGCGTCGGTGTCAATTCGTCGGTCATTATCCTGCTGACCAGCCTTTTTACCGGGATGGTATTTTCCCTCCAGTTGGGGAGCGCATTCCAGCGGTTTGGCGCTGAAGGACTCATCGGGGGCGCCACCATGCTCGCCCTGGTGCGCGAACTGGGGCCGGTGCTGACGGCCCTGATGGTGACAGGCCGCTGTGGCAGCGCCATGGCAGCAGAACTGGGCACCATGCGCGTTACCGAGCAGATCGATGCGCTGGGGGCCATGGGCATCGACCCGGTGAAATATCTCGTCGTTCCCCGCGTCATCGCCACGACACTGGTGGTTCCGGTGCTGACGCTCATTTTCGTGTTTGTGGGCGGCGTGGGCAGCTACTTCGTTTCCACGGTCATACTGAACATATCGCCGGGCGGCTGGTGGCAGAATGTCATCGAGCTGATCGACATGGGTGACCTGAACAACATGTGGATCAAGTCGACGATCTTCGGGTTCACGCTCGCGACGGTCGGCTGCTATGTGGGGTTCTTCACGACGGGCGGCGCCCGGGGGGTCGGGCGTTCGACCACGCGATCGGTCGTTACCGCCTCGGTGCTGGTACTGGTGGGCGACTATTTCATCACGTCGTTGCTGCTGAATCTCGGTATTGGCGGTTCGCGCTCATGA
- a CDS encoding glycosyltransferase family 2 protein, which yields MIPAYNEEARLPPTLDSFLSHFRQRGEPFEIIVVSDGSTDGTARVVKERIKSAPELHLIEQSPNQGKGAAVKTGLLAARGDIWLFSDADESTPADDFESLKSALDAGADFVMGSRAIRGAKLEVRQSLPRELLGRCFNLVVRLILWVPFHDTQCGFKAFRARTMRPVIERLQTPHFGFDFEIVHRTQKAGLKIAEVPVRWRDRAGSKVNVLRDGIIMVMSLFRVRRLVARDLRGGT from the coding sequence GTGATACCCGCCTATAACGAGGAAGCACGGTTGCCCCCGACGCTGGACAGCTTCCTCAGCCATTTCCGCCAGCGCGGGGAACCGTTCGAGATCATCGTCGTCAGCGACGGCTCCACCGACGGCACAGCCCGCGTGGTTAAAGAGCGTATAAAGTCTGCACCCGAGCTGCACCTCATCGAGCAGTCACCAAACCAGGGCAAGGGGGCGGCCGTGAAAACGGGGCTGCTGGCGGCACGCGGCGACATCTGGCTGTTCAGTGATGCTGACGAATCGACCCCGGCAGACGATTTTGAAAGCCTCAAGTCCGCCCTTGATGCCGGTGCTGATTTTGTCATGGGCTCCCGCGCCATTCGTGGCGCGAAGCTGGAAGTCCGCCAGTCGCTGCCACGCGAACTGCTGGGCCGGTGCTTCAATCTCGTCGTGCGCCTGATTCTCTGGGTGCCGTTCCACGACACGCAGTGCGGCTTCAAGGCGTTCCGTGCCCGGACGATGCGGCCCGTGATCGAACGGCTTCAAACGCCGCACTTCGGCTTCGATTTCGAGATCGTCCACCGGACGCAAAAGGCGGGACTGAAGATCGCCGAAGTCCCTGTCCGCTGGCGCGACCGGGCCGGAAGCAAGGTGAACGTGCTGCGCGACGGCATCATCATGGTGATGAGCCTGTTCAGGGTCCGCCGGCTGGTAGCCCGTGACCTCCGGGGCGGTACCTGA
- the alr gene encoding alanine racemase translates to MDEQSRPTHVEVNLRAILNNYHRLREQFGPDVAVMGVVKADAYGHGAVPVARTLVGAGAEWLGVARLEEAVELRMSGIQAPILLLGGVELEEAEAAREFRIHVAACSAEMIAFLNEEGRKWNRPVQIHLKIDTGMHRLGIGMDELEPLLDQLVACEGVEVDGVMSHFASAEEPAGELTRLQLERFSEAAALCEAKLGRRLLRHLCNSAGALLIPAARHDLVRPGIMLYGAHMTDATRTLVQLEPAFTWKARIRQVKAVKAGETVGYGGTWTASQDSRIAVLAAGYADGFSRALSNRGYVAVAGRRAPLAGRVSMDLVAVDVTGIPEARPGLEAVLIGRDGEVSVTVEEWADWLGTIPYEIFCNVSRRVARVHTGMAR, encoded by the coding sequence ATGGATGAACAGAGCCGCCCCACCCATGTCGAAGTGAACCTTCGGGCGATCCTGAACAACTATCATCGCCTGCGCGAGCAGTTCGGTCCCGACGTGGCGGTCATGGGCGTGGTAAAGGCCGATGCTTATGGACATGGCGCGGTTCCCGTGGCCCGGACGCTGGTTGGCGCCGGGGCTGAATGGCTCGGTGTCGCCCGGCTGGAGGAAGCGGTGGAACTCCGCATGTCCGGCATCCAGGCGCCGATCCTGCTGCTGGGCGGCGTGGAGCTGGAGGAGGCCGAAGCGGCCCGGGAGTTCCGCATACACGTGGCGGCCTGTTCGGCCGAGATGATCGCGTTTCTGAATGAGGAGGGCCGCAAGTGGAACCGGCCGGTGCAGATACACCTCAAGATCGATACCGGCATGCACCGGCTCGGTATCGGGATGGATGAACTGGAGCCGCTTCTGGATCAGCTCGTCGCCTGCGAGGGGGTCGAGGTGGATGGCGTCATGAGCCATTTCGCCTCGGCCGAGGAACCGGCGGGCGAACTCACCCGGCTCCAGCTGGAGCGTTTCAGCGAGGCCGCCGCCCTCTGTGAGGCGAAGCTGGGGCGGCGGCTGCTGCGCCACCTGTGTAACTCAGCAGGGGCGCTGCTCATCCCTGCGGCCCGGCACGATCTCGTCCGGCCCGGGATCATGCTGTACGGAGCGCACATGACCGATGCGACACGAACGCTTGTGCAACTGGAACCGGCTTTCACCTGGAAGGCGCGGATCCGGCAGGTGAAGGCCGTGAAGGCGGGCGAAACCGTGGGTTATGGCGGAACCTGGACCGCCAGCCAGGATTCCCGCATCGCCGTGCTGGCTGCCGGTTACGCCGACGGATTCAGCCGTGCGCTCTCGAACCGGGGATACGTTGCCGTGGCTGGCCGCCGTGCGCCGCTGGCCGGGCGTGTATCAATGGATCTGGTGGCGGTGGACGTCACCGGGATTCCGGAAGCCCGGCCGGGACTGGAGGCTGTGCTGATCGGCCGGGACGGCGAAGTGTCGGTCACGGTGGAGGAATGGGCCGACTGGCTCGGGACCATTCCGTACGAAATCTTCTGCAATGTGTCGCGCCGGGTGGCCCGGGTGCACACGGGAATGGCACGATAG